The genomic DNA GACTCGGTTTCATCTGTTGACAATTTGTTCAAGTCGATTGTTTTCGTGAAATTATTTAATTAGCATCATCATTTCTTGAAATTACTTGATATTTCAGACTCTTTTTCTCATTCACCTGGCTCTTCTCgttattttcatttctcATTGATCTCATTCTTCTCATTCTAAGTACTTTTCTTCACAATGGTTCATATCAAATCACTCCCAGTTGTCGCCCTATTGGCTACCTCGGTTTTGGCTAATCCTGGCGGAGCTGCTCTGGCAGAAGGTGCTTTAATGGTTCGTCAAGATCCTGCTCCCGCTCCAAgtgccgctgctggtgccccagctcctgctccaagtgcccctgctgctggtgctcctgctcctgctcctgctcctgctcctgctcctgctcctgctcctgctcctagtgccccagctgctgctcctgctcctagtgctcctgctgctggagctcctgctccttctccaagtgctgctggtgcccctgctggtgctcctgctccttcCCCATCAACTCCaggaggtgctgctgcccctgctggagctcctgcttcagCTCCTTCTCCCTCAGCAGCCGCAGGtgcacctgctgctcctgctggtCAGCCTGCTCCAGTTAATAACCCAGCAGGGCCTGCTGGTCCACAAGCCccagcttctgctgctcctgctgctggagctcctgctgctggtgccccagctgctcctgctgtcCCATCACCCTCTACTCCTGGCactccagctgctgctggtgctcctgctgctggtgctcctgctgctggcgctCCTTCTGCGGGTGCTTCTGATGCTGGTACTCCAACAGACGCTGCTCCTTCAGGATCAGCTCCCGAAGGAAATCCATTCCTCCCCACAGACGGTCAATACTCACTCTTTGTACCTACTGGCACCGTCACATACTCCTCAACGCCCTCTGTGGTTTATAACAAATCCCCTGGTAACTCAAGTGCGAGCGGGTCGACTGCCAAAGGCGCCGGATCCAAAGTCACAGCCATTTACGGTGGACTCTTCATGGCTTCGCTCTCCACCACCCTTGCCATTCTCCTCTAACCCCTCTCCCACACACACCCAACCTCGACCCCATCTCCCcaaccgctcgcgaagcgagcacaacggggtctggggcagcgccccagccgccggaggcaacacccCCCCTCCACCACGATAATACCCCTGTTTAGTTTACTGTTTgttatttgatttttggtTTATAGCTTTTGAATTGCTGGTCCAACTCTTACAAGACTTTTCGTAGATAGTTTCGAGATGTCGGTGTTTCCAGACAGGGCCATGACGTAGCCGAGGTCTTCTTCGATGATATCGATGAGGAGCTCGACGCCTGCCTGGCCGTTGTACTGGAGACCGAACAGCACTGGTCTGCCGAGCCACACAAAGTCTGCTCCAAGAGCCAGTGCTTTAAAAACGTCAGCTCCGCTGCGAACTCCTCCATCAACGTGAACAGGGATTCGGCCCTTGATTGTCTCAACAACCTCAGGCAGTGAATCAAGTGTAGCGACGGCAGAGTCTAATTGACGACCTCCGTGATTAGACACCCACACACCGTCGACTCCAGCATCCAGAGCCAGTTGTGCATCTTCGCTGGTAACGATTCCTTTTACCCAGATCTCCATTTTAGTGATGGATCTTAGCCATGGAATAGTCTCTTCCCAAGTCAGCGAGGGATCTAAAACATTGGCTTTACCAGCTTGAGATTCTCCAGTAGAATCGTCAGCAAACCCCCTTCGCGATAGAGATTCCGGTTCTACACCCACATCCACCGGCCCAGATCCGGATGATTCTGGGAAATTGCCGAGAACCAGGTGTGAAGGAAGTTTGAAGTCGTTATGAACATCCGAGAATCGTCGGCCAATCACCGGAGTATCCACTGTCAAAAGAAGTGCTTTATACCCAGTCTGTTCAGCCCATCGAACCAGTTTTTCTGTAGTGTCTCTATTTTTAAACACATACAACTGTAGAAACACCACCGAATCACCTCCGGCTTTCTTGACCTCGTCCAATGGAGTGTTGGAATAGCTACTAAGACCCATGGGCCAGTTTTTCGCTTGAGCTGCTCGGGCTGTAGCGAGCTCACCTTCTTCATGAGCCAGTTTCTGGAATCCAGTCGGAGCAATGCCAACTGGAATTTCAAATGTCTTGCCAAACAGCTGTTGTGGCCGGTTGTTGATTCGAGACACATCTCTCAGAGCTCGAGCCCGGATCCGATAGTTATCAAACGCCGACCGGTTATCACGAACTGTCTGCATTTCATTAGCTCCCGACAGCCAGTAATCTCTGGCCATTTTCGGGGCCATTGGCAGAGCTGCCGCTTCCAGTTCGCCAATCGAAAGAATCCTCTTCGTTTTCtcgttgctgctgctgctcattGTATCTCTTTCACTTTCACTTTCTATTTCTCTATCACTTTCAATTTAATCCAATGAAACTCTCCTTCGATTCACGGAATTCCTACTTTCAATTCACCGTAAGTTCAGTTCGTGCTAAAACTCAAACGCTCTTTCAATCCACCAACTAAAAACTCTAAAACTTACAACAGGGACACATCCCGGCTCTACCCCTGTATATGTACACCACTCGGAACGACATCCGACAGTGGGGGTAGCATCTGCATTCGTACTGAACATGCACCTGCGTGGGGTAGTCTCGCTTGAGCGGAGTGGGATTGCAGGGCCCGGCaggtcggcctccggcggctggggctccgccccagaccccgtagctcgcttcgctcgttgcaGGGACCGTGTACGGGCCGGTGGATATTTGGGAAATATCGGATGGTAGGGCGTCGGTTTTCTGTCGTTACTTTGCTACAAATATCACTGATCGGCGGTCATGCAGGTCGTATGACAGCTGTGAATCAAATGCAGGGTCTTGCAAGTCCGGATCTCGCTACAATGCTAACCCGGTACTTCAAATGCCGCCATACGCCCATTCTTCCCAGTCTTATCTTGCTTTAGGCACCCCCATGTCTGGTCTGTACAATACGTTTAATGACTATAATCATTTTGCATAGACAGCACATAGCTTGAAGCTAACCAGCGATTTATTATTGCGTCAAAATTTCAGAATCAAAAACTAGGATCTCAACCAAAAATGGGCTTGCACTGACAAAAATCCTCTGGTATAATTATGTCATGGCCAGTTTACTGCACGGGCTGAAGCTCAGACATCCAACACCGCGTGCTAGTTATACTATTGTTAGCGCTGTAGGTTTAAGCTGCTTCCCCAGCCTACCCTTCTGATCAGTTCATCCACATCAGCTGTCTGAGAAATGGTTGTAGTACCGATTATAGAGTTCAGTTAATCGTTTCAAACCCACATAGCTTCGTTTCTTGGCAAGCTCATCATGCTCGTTCAGAGGCCACCTCCTTGGATTGTGCCTTTTCTCCGTTTCTTGGAAATAGCACTCTGAACGTTTTATTGTTTTGAGCTCTTCCCCTGGCCATAGGTGTACCGTGGGTCGCAAACTGTGCTCTGTAACATTAGACTTCGGATTATGATAGTCAGTTCCATCTTGATAAAGCCGTTGGTAGTACAGAATGTACTGGCTAGCTTCTGACCCTCAACCACTGCGAACGATTAGTCATCATTTTTACCGCCTGGTGGGAGCCATacgcacgactcgagcgtagcgaggggagcagcggggtctggggcggagccccagccgccggaggcatttCCGTATGCCCGTGAAATTTATTAGATGATCGTCAGGGGTAAGTGGCTAAGCTCATGCAATGTAATGTTATCTTGGAAGAACATCTTATTGTATGCTCCTGAAAGGGAGCGCAGAGGCAGGAAATACTGAATACTAGATATAAGTGTGGTGCGGGGGCTCAGCCATGACTTTGACCCCATAGGCTGAAAATTTAAGTTAAAATCCGTAAACAAGATGGGAACTCAGTAACAGGCAGGCAGACCACTTTATTAAAGCTCTATCTATGATGATGGAGGAATTGGCTGACGAGGTGCacattcatcatcataatATGTCAATTATACACTTTAAGAAGCAGTCCACTGGGATTTCTATCCTCCATACTACgaagatatttttaaatACCATGGTCACTGTCATCCGACATGTCGAACTCTTGACTTTCTATGATAGTGTACTACTTGTCTGATCTGCCAGTGGTTTCTGATCCAAGTTAAGCAGCGACTGGGTTTCTCAATCAACATATTTCCACTATATTGGGGAGCAGCTtaacaataaataagtgGTTTTATCGATTAAACCTAGCTGCTACTTCGCTTCTGGCTATTTCTCCCATATCATACCTTCTGCCGGAGATTAGCAATAATGTAATCAAATAGATCATTCACTACGATAAATTTGTTCATTCTCCggaagaaagaaaataacTAGTAGGGATTAAACAATAAATTGCTATGATAATAACTGGAGCTCAGAACATATGAAGGGTAAATTCTCATGCTGGAGTAACGTAAGTACGTCAAAATCAGGTGCATGGTGTAGATAGGCAGAGAAGCTTGTTTCGCTGTAAAGAACTGATTGAAGTCGTGGTTGGTAGATTTTCAATGGAAAGAGTATTATCCCTCATTATAGGGCCAAAAAAtaaagtaataaataactgGTGAATTATATGAGTAGAGGTTATAAAATAGTtttactggtggtggacTGGACGGACGTGCATATTCCAGCCTTGCATGAATGAAATTAAGACATAAATCAATTCCATATCAGACCGACCTCTTCTCATGTTGTGAAAGAAAACTGCTGTGTCGTTCGATTGTCCATTACTACTGGTTTGATTGAGCACGCGTGTGTTAATTCAAAATATGCCTCCAAGGAAATCGAAAAAAGAAGCTTCCCGGCTGAAATCCGAAGCGGCAAGAACGCCGTCTGCTGGTGATGGGcttgacgatgatgataactTCGTGGCCCATGCTGGAAATAGTGAAAGAAGACCAGATCAGtatgacgaagaagaagaagaagacgacgatgaggatgatgcTATGGGATTAGGAGTTACAAGTGCAAGAGCTGGTGCCAATGGCATGGCAGGTCTGTCAGTTGGAGGAGAAAACGGAGCCATAAATGGAGTCATGGCAGCAGATCTGGAACGAGAGAAAATGAATCTATTGCTAGCCAACTTCAACGAAGACCAAATGTCTCGTTACGAAGCGTTCCGTCGAGCAAACATCAACCGAAACGGCGTCAAAAAGCTGGCCAATGCCATTCTCAACCAGTCCATTACCCCCAATGTAGCCGTGGCCCTTTCTGGTATGTCCAAAGTGTTTGTTGGCGAAGTAGTCGAACGAGCCCGCGACATCCAGCTCCGAATGAACCCACCCCAATCATTCGAAGAGTACGAAAACCGCGGTGCCGTTCCCCTGAAACCAGAGCACCTCCGTGAAGCGTGGCGAATGATGAAACTCGAGGCCGGCACCGTCCCCAACGCGCACTGGCGCCGCCAGGGCAACGCCGACGGCATGTTCTTCCGATAGCtgtgtatatttattgaccttatttatttttctggGGGGACGggacttgcctccggcggctggggctccgccccagaccctggttgctcctgcttcgcaggagttttttcTGGCGGGACCGTCGTCGAACCCACTCGAGAGAAGCGAGAGGAAGAGCCATGGTCTGGaacggagccccagccgtcggagacaggtggtggtatcaTCGacgaccgactcgagcgaagcgagacgagcaaccagggtctggggcggagccccagccgccggaggcagaccccgtcAGCAGGTGTGTGTAGTAAGAGTGATATAAAGAGATTAGGCCCAGACGGCCCGTTTCATGTAGTACTCGAGGGTGTCCCAGAGGCCCGTGTTGGAGGTGGCTTCTTTGAGGCTGACGATGTCTTGATCGATTAGTTGGGCGTGTTTACAGCACTGCTGGAGAGCGGTGAGGAGGTGGATGAAGTCGTCGGGTTGGGTGGCCGGGATCTTGATTGCCACCGATTGTGTGGGTGTTGGTGCAGGGGTGCCGTCAGAAGGGggtttggtggtgggaGTTTGCGTCGATGCGGAGATAGAACTGTCGTCAGATGCGGATGTGACTCCATCCAGTCGGTACTTGATTAGAAATCCTCTGTTTCGAGAGGGGTTTTTTGAGGCTTGAGATAGAATTTCCCCGTAGAATGATCCCTTTTGAATCGTCTCGACTGAATTGGCAGGGATCCGGTGGTAATCCACGACTTTCTCTGCtttcaaatcaaagtcGCAAATGTATACAGCCGAGTCTGTCACAAGAACAACGGTGTCTTTCAACTCGGCTCGTCGTATGTCTCCTTGACGGGGTGTTAATAACCACCATCCGCCATATAACACTTCAAGCTCCGACGCGACTACGATCGATATTGTGGCCTCGATTGCGCTGGATCGTACAGAGTTCAAGTTCACTAACAGGTCCCTGCTCTCCATGTTTTCTTCAAACTCGTCAAACACTTGCTCGTCAACGTTTCCTAGAACATAGTCGATGGTAGCTTGCATGAAAAAGTCCGACACCATGCCGTAAAAGTATCGCGACATGGTCAGGAACGCGTCGTTCAGCACCCCGCGGTAGTTACGTTTACTCGTTCGTGTAAAGTCGCCCTTGAGAGCATTGGTACTAGAGTACTGTTGTGAAATGGCGTCGCCATTATCTGCCCATACGTTATTGAACTGCTTCTGGAACCGTTTCCAATCTTCGAATTCTAGCCCGTGCTCGGCTATAATTTGCTTGATAACCCGTTTACCAATAAACGTCTCAACTACATTAGTTCGATCCAGACAATCGATACAGTTAACTCGGAAGACTCCCTTTTGCGTTTTGTGGTTACTGCTATCCGACCAGCCAAACTGGCTCAACTTTGTTCCAATATCAGTATCAAACAGAGTTTCCACATTATCGAATCTCAGTCCTTTACAAACACGGTGAAAATCAAACCATTCTAAATAAACGCCGGTTTCATCTGCTAATTGTTTGTATAGCTCGCCTACACCACTTTCTCTGCTGGGTGCCTTTTCTACAAGTGAGATTCCAGCCACTTCTCCGTAATGTCGTTGCAGTCGCTCAAAGTGCTTTATGAATACCGGTCTCATCTCGTCTTTCTTTTTAAGCagttttggtttgggtTGTAATTTATACGGCGACTGCGAGAAGTAAAGAGGCATTGACCCTCTGACTTGTGTAAACGAACACACAGTTGTCTGTGTTCCTTGCGGGATTTGAACCAGTTGCTCTGTTTCTACCCAGTTAGCACAGTTGGCATCGTCATCAATACCCCGCCGAAGAAACCGCACACCAGCTCGTTTATTACTTCGTCGTGAGATCAGGAACATATCTCCCGTAGAGCCAGACGTCTCTCCGTCTGCCGTAGTTTCTGTATTATCCTCTTTCTGGCTTTGTATGTTCTCCTTAATATGATCTTCTGAAACTGGCTGAAGAGGGATGCTACAGTGTCCGATAAACCCCTGGATTACGGGCAGTAGCAAGTCGGTGCCTTGGAATATGGTGGTAGCATGTCGGttaaagaaaaagacaTCCCTAATGTTTTTGAACGGCGACTCGCCAGGTTCAACACCAAGTGTAGATGTCAGATCAAGGTCGTACGAGAAATAAAACGACCCCGACGACAGACTCATGCGAACGTATCGCACGAACTTTCCCATCAGGCCAGATTTGGGCTGTTTAGTTTGCATGGCAGTCTCCTCGCTCTTATCTTCAATAACTTCACCAGTCTTTCCATGACtagatcttcttcttgatctATCCATCTTGTCATTTTTACCCACTTCTGTCTCGGATTTGGCCTGGTTGACCTGTATATCACTATCTCCGGCATCATCTCCAGCCTTTCCATGGCTTGATTTCCTTCTTCCTTTATCCTTCTTGCCAGTTTGAGCAATATCAGAATCTGATTTATCGTTCTGTGGCGTTTCACTGCCTTTATTCTCCTGGGAACTGGATTTAGAAAACCACCGTTTCCACTTGGGTCCTTTACCTTTCTTAGCCGTCACCTTGACAACCTCAGTTTCTCCAGCGACATCATCAGCCAGAACTGATATCGACTCTCTTCGAGTCAGTTTCTGACTTGGATCATCTGAACGGTCGTCATTAACCAGACTCAACAGATCGCTTTCGTCCATATCATCGACCTGGTCACCTCCATCCAGATCagcctcttcctcttcggTCTCAGCCTGCTCCTCGGTCTCGTGACCATCTTCTCCACCCTGCCCTTTGCCATCACCTTCGACTTCGTGGCAGTATCCAGGCTTCTTTCCAGCCTGTTTACTGGCTATTATCTTTCTCTTAGCCTCATGGTAGCTTAACGGGATAGCAACCACTTTCTTGATTCTATAAATATCCCTGCCATGAACGGTCGCCACATGCTCGCGTTTAGTTATAGCAAACACAAAACCAGGTCCATAATCGACCTTGCCAACCAATCCATACGAGTAAAACTCTAATTCACCAGCGGGGGTTGCGCTGCTGTCGACAACTCCACCACTCTCAGTCTCTGGTTTGTCACCCCCTTCTTTCCCACCTACCACTATCTTCTCCATTCCATTATTGTCAAAACGAACACGATACACACTCTTTAAACCACAGGATCTGATGATCTAAATCAACTAGTTAGAACCAAATCACAAACCAAATGCGAAACCATAAACCACCTGAATCAGAATTCACAGCATCCGAACCACCTCTTCACCACCGTCAAAACCCCACGAAAACATACCAGACCGTCGCTATCAAGTCCTATCCGGACTTTCCTGGCGGGCTGTATATACGACATTTGCACTTCAACATCTACCAGGGCCACCAAACGGGTTTATGGACACAGAAACCCCTGACTGATGCATGTGCATCCCAAGTAAACAAACATCATCGTACCTGCAGCTGACCCGACCCTGCATATTCCGCTACTTCTCCGGGCTggggtcggcctccggcccggctggggctccgccccccagaccccgctgctcctctcgctgcgctcgagtcggctCCGTCTACCGACCCGCCAACACCCCCCGGTCcccgcaatctcctgcttcgcaggagcaaccagggtctggggcggagccccagccgccggaggcagggcTCAGGGGGTAAGCCGCACGCCGCACAATGCGCTGTGAAAAGTACATGAAAGAACGCGTTGGAAAACAGTTGATCTGATTACACAGATCAGACTGGTACACACAAAAGCACACTTGGTCGTCCAATCAGTAAGTTTCTAGGCACAATTGGGTTTCTGGAACCCGGTAAGAGGTTCGCCGGGACGGGCTGGCTGGGTTATAGGGTTTAGAGAGGGGGTgagggtgtgcctccggcggctggggctccgccccagaccctggttgctcctctcgcttcgctcgagtcgtttgcgtCGGCGGTCgtagcaatctcctgcgaagcaggagctacggggtctggggcagagccccagccgccggaggcagtgtgGGACTCAGAACTAACAGGATCAGTAAACAATGTCGAATCTGAAGATGCCCAGCGCCCCTAATAGCGGGCTGTTTAAACAGGGCTATCAGACATATCAGGCAGAAGATGGTGCTGTGAATAGGaatattgctgctgttagaGAGATTTCTTCTATGGTTAGAACGTCGGTGGGTCCTTGTGGACGTAATAAGATTGTTGTGAACCATTTGCAAAAGATCTTTTTGACCAGTGACGCAGCCACCATTTTGCGGGAACTGGAGATTGTTCATCCAGCAGCCAAGCTCGTGGTTATGGCCAGTCAGCAACAAGAAACTGAAATGGGTGATGCGTCGAATTTAGTATTGATTCTCGCTGGTGAACTGCTGTCATTGGCAGAGGGTCTGCTCAGATTGGGTTTAAACCCATCAGAGATCTCTCAGGGCTATGAAATGGCTAAGAATTTCGCCGTGGATACTCTGGAAAAGGGTACTTTATTCAAGAACCTCGCTAATAACCAGATCACAGACTTGACTGACGTCGACCAATTGCGTAAAGCTGTATCTACCGCCATTGGATCGAAACAATACGGAAGTGAACAGTTTTTGTCGGGATTAGTGGCCGAGGCTGTTTCGTATGTCATGCCCAAGAACCCTCGTTATTTCAATGTTGATAACGTGCGAGTGGTGAAAATCATGGGTTCCAGTTTAGAAGCCAGTGCTGTTGTTCGTGGTATGGTATTTGCTCGTGAACCTGAAGGAAGTATTAAAAAAGTCGGTACCAAGTCTAAGGTGGGTGTTTTCTCATGTCCAATTGATATTTCGACTACTGAGACTAAGGGTACAGTGCTTCTTCATAATGCCAAAGAGATGCTGGAGTTTTCCAAGGGAGAAGAGGCTCAATTGGAATCGATTGTTAAAGAACTTGCTGACTCGGGACTACGAGTGGTTATTGCCGGAGCCGGTGTCGGCGAGTTGGCTCTTCATTATTTGAACAGATATGGcattcttgttttcaaagTCGGCAGTAAATTCGATCTTCGTAGACTGTGTAGAGTGGTAGGAGCCACTCCTTTGCCACGACTGGGTGCTCCTATGCCCGAGGAGATGGGTGTcattgatgttgttgagacTATTGAGATTGGTGGTGACCGAGTGACGGTGTTCCGTCAAGACCATGAACAAACTCGTACTTCGACTATTGTTGTTCGTGGAGCTACTCAGAACTCACTCGACGATATCGAGCGTGCTATTGACGATGGTGTTAATGTTGTCAAGGCTCTTACTAAAGATACCCATTTGCTTCctggagcaggagccactGAAATCGCCCTTGCTACTCAAATTGTCGCTTTTGGAGAACGTACACCCGGACTTCTCCAACACGCTATTAAGAAATACGGCGAAGCTTTCGAGGTGATTCCTCGTACACTTGCCGAGAACGCTGGTCTCGACGCTACCGACCTTGTTTCCAAACTCTACGCAGCACATGCCGGTACCGAGTCGACCATCGGAGTCGATGTCGATGACAACGATGGCACCGGACTGCTGGATGCCGCACAAAACGGCATTTTTGACCTCCTGGCCGCCAAAAAGTCTGCCATCCAACTGGCCACCGATGCCGCTACTACCGTGCTCTCGGTCGACCAAATCATTATGGCCAAACGAGCCGGCGGCCCCGTCATGCCCAAACAACAGTCCACTGGTAACTGGGACCAGGACGACTAAATATTAATGTATAGATTTTGCACTGtcacgctgcctccggcggctggggctccgccccaaaccccgtggctcctctcgcttcgctcgagtcgggcgtgggggtccGGGCTGTTTCGGGGAATACAGTGATGCTGGGACCacacgtaacgactcgagcgcaaTGAGAGGgcagcagggtctggggcggagtGTCAGGGATGTTTCCGAAATCGTACGGATAAATACATGTCCGAGGAATTCGGAATACTTTATCTGTCTGGTTTCGTGGAACCATTATCTAATAATAAGAATCATCATTATATGCCAGGGCAGTTGATAATTCCAGCCACTTACTTAAGTAAGTAGTATTGGAATTGAAACAGAGTACTGGGAGTAACAACCATTTGATTTGTTAAGGGTTATGACGAATAATCCTTATAAGTTAAACTTATTATCGTATTAACACATCAAATTAAGTGTGGAGGATAACTCCCAGACGAAGGGCGAGAAAACCTATTTATATAGTTATTGGCAGATCGAGGAAAAGGGAAAAGATTGAGGTTTTTCTGAGGGAGTAAATATG from Sugiyamaella lignohabitans strain CBS 10342 chromosome D, complete sequence includes the following:
- the SAC1 gene encoding phosphatidylinositol-3-phosphatase SAC1 (Phosphatidylinositol phosphate (PtdInsP) phosphatase; involved in hydrolysis of PtdIns[4]P in the early and medial Golgi; regulated by interaction with Vps74p; ER localized transmembrane protein which cycles through the Golgi; involved in protein trafficking and processing, secretion, and cell wall maintenance; regulates sphingolipid biosynthesis through the modulation of PtdIns(4)P metabolism; GO_component: GO:0005797 - Golgi medial cisterna [Evidence IDA] [PMID 22553352]; GO_component: GO:0035339 - SPOTS complex [Evidence IDA] [PMID 20182505]; GO_component: GO:0005783 - endoplasmic reticulum [Evidence IEA]; GO_component: GO:0005789 - endoplasmic reticulum membrane [Evidence IEA]; GO_component: GO:0030173 - integral component of Golgi membrane [Evidence IDA,IMP] [PMID 15657391]; GO_component: GO:0030173 - integral component of Golgi membrane [Evidence IDA] [PMID 8314848]; GO_component: GO:0030176 - integral component of endoplasmic reticulum membrane [Evidence IDA,IMP] [PMID 11514624]; GO_component: GO:0030176 - integral component of endoplasmic reticulum membrane [Evidence IMP] [PMID 11792713]; GO_component: GO:0030176 - integral component of endoplasmic reticulum membrane [Evidence IDA,IMP] [PMID 15657391]; GO_component: GO:0030176 - integral component of endoplasmic reticulum membrane [Evidence IDA] [PMID 8314848]; GO_component: GO:0016021 - integral component of membrane [Evidence IEA]; GO_component: GO:0016020 - membrane [Evidence IEA]; GO_component: GO:0005741 - mitochondrial outer membrane [Evidence IDA] [PMID 16407407]; GO_component: GO:0005739 - mitochondrion [Evidence IDA] [PMID 14576278]; GO_component: GO:0005739 - mitochondrion [Evidence IDA] [PMID 16823961]; GO_function: GO:0016787 - hydrolase activity [Evidence IEA]; GO_function: GO:0016791 - phosphatase activity [Evidence IMP] [PMID 22452743]; GO_function: GO:0043813 - phosphatidylinositol-3,5-bisphosphate 5-phosphatase activity [Evidence IDA] [PMID 10625610]; GO_function: GO:0004438 - phosphatidylinositol-3-phosphatase activity [Evidence IDA] [PMID 10625610]; GO_function: GO:0043812 - phosphatidylinositol-4-phosphate phosphatase activity [Evidence IDA] [PMID 10625610]; GO_function: GO:0042578 - phosphoric ester hydrolase activity [Evidence IEA]; GO_process: GO:0046856 - phosphatidylinositol dephosphorylation [Evidence IDA,IGI,IMP] [PMID 10625610]; GO_process: GO:0046856 - phosphatidylinositol dephosphorylation [Evidence IMP] [PMID 22553352]), with the translated sequence MEKIVVGGKEGGDKPETESGGVVDSSATPAGELEFYSYGLVGKVDYGPGFVFAITKREHVATVHGRDIYRIKKVVAIPLSYHEAKRKIIASKQAGKKPGYCHEVEGDGKGQGGEDGHETEEQAETEEEEADLDGGDQVDDMDESDLLSLVNDDRSDDPSQKLTRRESISVLADDVAGETEVVKVTAKKGKGPKWKRWFSKSSSQENKGSETPQNDKSDSDIAQTGKKDKGRRKSSHGKAGDDAGDSDIQVNQAKSETEVGKNDKMDRSRRRSSHGKTGEVIEDKSEETAMQTKQPKSGLMGKFVRYVRMSLSSGSFYFSYDLDLTSTLGVEPGESPFKNIRDVFFFNRHATTIFQGTDLLLPVIQGFIGHCSIPLQPVSEDHIKENIQSQKEDNTETTADGETSGSTGDMFLISRRSNKRAGVRFLRRGIDDDANCANWVETEQLVQIPQGTQTTVCSFTQVRGSMPLYFSQSPYKLQPKPKLLKKKDEMRPVFIKHFERLQRHYGEVAGISLVEKAPSRESGVGELYKQLADETGVYLEWFDFHRVCKGLRFDNVETLFDTDIGTKLSQFGWSDSSNHKTQKGVFRVNCIDCLDRTNVVETFIGKRVIKQIIAEHGLEFEDWKRFQKQFNNVWADNGDAISQQYSSTNALKGDFTRTSKRNYRGVLNDAFLTMSRYFYGMVSDFFMQATIDYVLGNVDEQVFDEFEENMESRDLLVNLNSVRSSAIEATISIVVASELEVLYGGWWLLTPRQGDIRRAELKDTVVLVTDSAVYICDFDLKAEKVVDYHRIPANSVETIQKGSFYGEILSQASKNPSRNRGFLIKYRLDGVTSASDDSSISASTQTPTTKPPSDGTPAPTPTQSVAIKIPATQPDDFIHLLTALQQCCKHAQLIDQDIVSLKEATSNTGLWDTLEYYMKRAVWA